In Streptococcus mitis, the DNA window ATACGGAAACGAAACATTCACTGGTGATTTTGGTGAAGCTGAACATGTCAGACTTGCAGAAAATTTTAAGAATCTATCTAGTCCTGCTTTGATGATTATAGGGGAAACGCCACTAATATCTGAATTATACTCGGGTTATATAAAAGGGAAATATCCTAAAAGCTATATGGTCAATATAAGAAACAGATTTAAGGCAGAAGCGAACCATTTGATAATAACAAATTACGACACTGAGAGGTAAGTCATGGCAGGATTTGGAGAAAGATTTTTATTAGGCTTTACCAGCCCTAGAACACCTAAACTAATAAGTGAGTATATTAAGGTTATTGAAGAAAACAAGATGAATAATCTACCTTATGATACCGCATTTCAGGAAAAGTTTTATACGGTTCTCTCTAAAGCACAGGTAGCAGGAGAAGAAGCTGGGACAGCAAAAGATAAAGCCCTTGCAGGGAGAGATAAATTAACTAGAATGCCACAGGCATTAGGTTTTTTTATTACACAAAGACATAAAAATTTTCAAGTAACAGAAGCAGGACAACTGTTAAAAGATGAGGACTTATTTGAAGATGTCTTACTTCATCAAATATTAAAATTTCAACTTCCATCGCCTCTTCATAAAGAAAAAGACTCCAATAAAGGAAGATTCAGAATAAAACCATTCTTAGAAATCATCAGACTTATTGACGAACTAGAATATTTATCGTATAAAGAATTAATGATTTTTGGAATGACTTTAACGGATTATCGTAATTTTGAAAATGTTGTAAAAAAAATAAGGGAGTATAGAAATCAGAGGGAAGTAATTAAAAAGCAAAAAAAATCTCTAAAGATCTTTGATCATGGAACTCAGTTGAATGTTTTTAAGGAGCTGTATGCTGATATTATTCAAATGGGTGATTTTAAAACAAGAGAAACTGAAACGAAAACCGTTGAAGCTTACATGAAAAAGAAATTAAGCAATTGGGGCGATTACACAGACTCTATTTTTCGTATTTTGAGGGCAACGGGCGTTGTTGTATTCAGTAAAGGAAGGACTCTTACATTAAGTACAGAACGAATCACCGAGATCAGGTATATGCTAGACAATGTTAGTAGAGAAATTATTTCTATTGATATGAGTCGAGATGATTTTGACAAATATATTTCCAATCCATATGAACCTGTATTACTAAACGATAATAAAGACAACTTAGTAAATACTTTAACAAGTATCGGTAGTTATGGAGATAAAGATGAAGATATTTATGTACTTAAACACAGACTAAATCAACAAAGGAATTTGAGAAAACGAGAAAAAATTAAAAGTGAATCACTTAAATTAAAAACTCGTTCTCAAGCTGATATTGAAGATATACTACAAACATTTGAAGCGATTAGTAATAAGGAAATTGAACCTGCAAGTATGCGACCTACTTTCTTTGAATGGAATATCTGGAGAGCAATGACTATGATTAACCATGGTGATGTAAAAGGTAATTTCATTGTTGATGATTCAGGAATGCCAGTTTCTACAGCAGGCGGTGGTCAAAGTGACATAGTTGGTGATTATGGGGACTTTAATATAGGTGTTGAGGTTACACTTTCTACTGGTCAGAAACAATTTGAAATGGAAGGAGAACCTGTAAGTAGACATATCGGTGAAATGCAGATACAAAAACCAACATTTGGAATTTTTATAGCAAATACTTTAAATGAAACAGTTATCAATCATTTTTACACTTTGTCTCATCAGAAATCAA includes these proteins:
- a CDS encoding AlwI family type II restriction endonuclease, with amino-acid sequence MAGFGERFLLGFTSPRTPKLISEYIKVIEENKMNNLPYDTAFQEKFYTVLSKAQVAGEEAGTAKDKALAGRDKLTRMPQALGFFITQRHKNFQVTEAGQLLKDEDLFEDVLLHQILKFQLPSPLHKEKDSNKGRFRIKPFLEIIRLIDELEYLSYKELMIFGMTLTDYRNFENVVKKIREYRNQREVIKKQKKSLKIFDHGTQLNVFKELYADIIQMGDFKTRETETKTVEAYMKKKLSNWGDYTDSIFRILRATGVVVFSKGRTLTLSTERITEIRYMLDNVSREIISIDMSRDDFDKYISNPYEPVLLNDNKDNLVNTLTSIGSYGDKDEDIYVLKHRLNQQRNLRKREKIKSESLKLKTRSQADIEDILQTFEAISNKEIEPASMRPTFFEWNIWRAMTMINHGDVKGNFIVDDSGMPVSTAGGGQSDIVGDYGDFNIGVEVTLSTGQKQFEMEGEPVSRHIGEMQIQKPTFGIFIANTLNETVINHFYTLSHQKSKIYNGIVDIIPMDTKTFIEFFKQATSKDIGPKDLYSIHEHSTSISIQMLIEGKTEEDWHNSVIEKVFEIVN